One window of the Populus trichocarpa isolate Nisqually-1 chromosome 9, P.trichocarpa_v4.1, whole genome shotgun sequence genome contains the following:
- the LOC7454841 gene encoding uncharacterized protein LOC7454841 — MAGALECWSSRASTDEDMVEQVLMRTHDRSETSSSSTTEAASLQLSDQSSNLSLKDTISSSSAMQKKLQRLSRNVSEAIASLKNSLNLDSPRDSQVQLTSSQQGNCSGNKSERCRKVVWASVVRNLTQLYPGSQLPEKLVSNIRKHYDSLPLSYAQAGFDMKEVFMHMKLIEQALVDEQPAIMIQEVSDDEIQGAVYKLTFACNSSISWPVMSGALDSASICCKKIQIFEKKGFTLGVVLLLVQAGQAKSFKARIENALKSSVKKSKSTTVKLPFGLCGCQEENIRGNFGEIEEDPCEQNFRNGIENPNVKIQLEMPLPTSSIVVAVDEWQTINSGGDELGKWLLNSDNLELIDQIGPSSFKGVYKGKRVGIEKLKGCDKGNSYEFELRKDLLELMTCGHKNIHQFYGICVDENHGLCVVTKLMEGGSVNELMLKNKKLQPKEIMRIATDVAEGMRFMNDHGVAYRDLNTQRILLDRHGNACLGDMGIVTVCKSMGEAMEYETDGYRWLAPEIIAGDPENITETWMSNAYSFGMVVWEMVTGEAAYAAYSPVQAAVGIAACGLRPEIPKDCLLILRSLMTKCWNNSPSKRPQFSEILSILLRPSNQYQ; from the exons ATGGCAGGAGCACTAGAGTGCTGGTCAAGCAGAGCCAGCACAGACGAGGACATGGTTGAACAAGTCCTAATGAGAACACATGACAGATCAGAAACCTCATCATCTTCAACAACGGAAGCAGCATCTCTACAACTATCTGATCAAAGCTCGAATCTTTCACTGAAAGACACTATTTCCTCATCTTCTGCAATGCAAAAAAAGCTTCAAAGATTGAGTCGAAATGTGTCCGAAGCCATTGCTTCACTTAAAAACTCATTGAATCTTGATTCACCACGTGATTCACAAGTGCAGCTAACGAGTTCTCAGCAGGGTAATTGTAGTGGTAATAAGAGTGAGAGATGTAGAAAGGTTGTGTGGGCCAGTGTTGTACGGAACCTTACCCAGTTGTATCCAGGGAGCCAGTTGCCTGAGAAGCTTGTGTCCAATATTAGAAAGCACTATGATTCTTTGCCACTCAG TTATGCTCAGGCAGGGTTTGATATGAAAGAAGTGTTTATGCACATGAAGTTGATAGAGCAGGCACTAGTTGATGAGCAACCGGCAATAATGATACAAGAAGTGTCTGATGATGAGATACAGGGTGCTGTATACAAACTCACATTTGCTTGTAACTCTTCCATTTCGTGGCCCGTAATGTCTGGTGCTTTAGATAGTGCTTCCATTTGTTGCAAGAAGATACAGATCTTTGAAAAGAAGGGATTTACTCTTGGGGTTGTTCTTCTTTTAGTTCAAGCTGGACAAGCGAAATCATTTAAAGCTCGGATCGAGAATGCTTTAAAATCTTCTGTAAAGAAGTCCAAATCAACCACAGTGAAGCTTCCATTTGGGCTTTGTGGGTGTCAAGAAGAGAATATTAGAGGAAACtttggtgaaattgaagaagatcCCTGCGAACAAAATTTTAGGAATGGCATTGAGAATCCGAATGTGAAGATTCAGCTCGAGATGCCCTTACCCACTTCTTCGATAGTTGTAGCGGTTGATGAGTGGCAAACGATTAATTCTGGCGGGGATGAATTAGGGAAATGGCTTTTGAATTCTGATAATCTTGAATTAATTGATCAGATTGGACCAAGTTCCTTTAAGGGAGTTTATAAGGGCAAAAGGGTGGGAATTGAGAAGCTCAAAGGGTGTGATAAAGGGAATTCTTACGAGTTTGAGCTCCGTAAAGATCTGCTGGAATTAATGACTTGTGGTCACAAGAACATTCATCAATTTTATGGCATTTGTGTTGATGAAAATCATGGATTGTGTGTGGTGACCAAATTGATGGAAGGTGGATCTGTTAACGAGTTAATGCTAAAGAATAAAAAGCTTCAACCCAAGGAGATAATGAGAATTGCTACAGATGTAGCAGAAGGAATGAGGTTTATGAATGATCATGGTGTTGCATATAGAGACCTTAACACGCAACGAATTTTACTGGACCGGCACGGGAATGCTTGCTTAGGGGACATGGGCATAGTTACTGTTTGCAAGAGCATGGGTGAGGCAATGGAGTATGAAACAGACGGTTATCGTTGGCTAGCTCCAGAG ATCATTGCAGGTGATCCAGAGAATATCACCGAGACATGGATGAGCAATGCATATAGTTTCGGGATGGTGGTTTGGGAGATGGTGACTGGCGAGGCTGCTTATGCTGCATACTCACCTGTGCAGGCAGCAGTTGGTATAGCTGCTTGTGGCCTAAGACCAGAGATCCCCAAGGACTGCCTGCTAATCCTAAGATCTCTGATGACCAAGTGCTGGAACAATTCCCCATCAAAGCGCCCTCAGTTCTCTGAAATTCTATCAATTTTGCTCCGGCCTAGCAACCAATATCAATAG